One segment of Theobroma cacao cultivar B97-61/B2 chromosome 9, Criollo_cocoa_genome_V2, whole genome shotgun sequence DNA contains the following:
- the LOC18589734 gene encoding DNA topoisomerase 6 subunit B, which yields MESESPIETKKGKSKTPRKAKESILKQKSPAEFFAENKNIAGFDNPGKCLYTTVRELVENALDSAESISELPVVEITIEEIVKSKFNSMIGLVDRERVDEELYDDYETAKAREKRLAKEARAQEIQAKNAALGKKVKESAAPKSVKGRGEASFYRVTCKDNGRGMPHDDIPNMFGRVLSGTKYGLKQTRGKFGLGAKMALIWSKMSTGLPIEISSSMMGQNYISFCRLDIDIHRNIPHIHLHEKRDNKDRWHGAEIQVVIEGNWTTYRSKILHYMRQMAVITPYAQFLFKFVSDAPDKNVTIKFARRTDVMPPVPVETKHHPSSVDILLIKRLIAETSKQNLMQFLQHEFVNIGKSLAERLIGEMGPEFSPKLAVKSLTDQQIVRIHQLFRQAKFDDPSGDCLSPAGEYNLRLGIIKELHPDMVATYSGSAQVFEGHPFIVEAGVSVGGKDVKQGLNIFRFANRIPLLFEQGGDVVTRTALKRISWSSYKINQTQDKIGVFVSIVSTKIPFKGTGKEYIGDDISEIASAVKSAIKQCCIQLKSKIVKKMQAREQQERKRNLSKYIPDATNAVYDVLKEMAKSHASKKKRIEERDADILQNVSDQLITKETLKEKLTQHVEKVDYEMALEYATQSGVNEEPREDMYLQSLYAKSNFFDFHSPIFVFRLFQ from the exons ATGGAGAGTGAAAGTCCAatagaaacaaagaaaggCAAATCAAAAACTCCCAGGAAAGCTAAAGAAAGCATTCTCAAACAAA AGTCCCCAGCTGAGTTCTTTGCAGAGAACAAAAACATTGCTGGCTTTGATAAC CCCGGTAAATGTTTATACACCACTGTTAGAGAACTGGTTGAAAATGCACTAGATTCAGCGGAGTCAATATCTGAGCTTCCAGTTGTAGAAATAACAAT AGAAGAGATTGTCAAAAGCAAGTTCAATTCCATGATTGGGCTTGTTGATAGGGAACGTGTTGATGAAGAATTATACGATGATTATGAGACAGCTAAGGCCCGCGAG AAAAGATTAGCGAAGGAAGCTCGAGCTCAAGAAATACAAGCAAAGAATGCTGCCCTTGGGAAGAAAGTCAAAGAATCTGCAGCTCCCAAGAGTGTCAAGGGTCGAGGCGAAGCTTCTTTTTACAGGGTTACATGCAAG GACAACGGAAGAGGAATGCCACATGATGACATCCCAAACATGTTTGGACGAG TTCTGTCTGGCACAAAATATGGCTTGAAGCAGACACGTGGAAAGTTTGGTCTTGGTGCAAAAATG GCCTTAATTTGGTCCAAAATGAGTACAGGCCTGCCAATCGAGATCTCATCATCAATGATGGGTCAAAATTATATTTCCTTCTGTAGGCTGGATATAGACATTCATAG GAACATTCCTCACATTCATTTACATGAAAAACGTGACAACAAGGATAGATGGCATGGGGCTGAAATTCAAGTGGTCATTGAGGGAAATTGGACAACTTACCGT TCCAAGATATTGCATTACATGCGACAAATGGCTGTTATCACCCCTTATgctcaatttctttttaagtttGTATCTGATGCCCCTGA TAAAAATGTCACTATAAAGTTTGCACGGAGGACAGATGTAATGCCTCCGGTTCCTGTTGAGACGAAGCACCATCCTTCATCTGTTGACATACTACTAATCAAACGCCTTATTGCTGAAACATCAAAACAGAACCTAATGCAGTTTCTTCAGCATGAATTTGTAAATATTGGAAAATCCCTTGCTGAACGTCTAATTG GAGAAATGGGTCCAGAGTTTAGTCCAAAATTGGCTGTGAAGTCTCTAACTGATCAGCAAATAGTTCGCATCCACCAGTTATTTCGTCAAGCTAAATTTGATGACCCCAGTGGTGAT TGTCTAAGTCCTGCAGGTGAGTACAATCTTCGCCTAGGAATTATAAAGGAACTACATCCTGACATGGTTGCGACTTATTCAGGCAG TGCTCAAGTTTTTGAGGGGCACCCGTTCATTGTGGAAGCTGGTGTTAGTGTGGGTGGAAAAGATGTTAAACAG GGTTTGAATATTTTTCGATTTGCAAATCGAATACCCCTTCTTTTTGAGCAAGGTGGTGATGTCGTCACAAGGACTGCGCTAAAGAGAATCAG TTGGAGTAGTTACAAGATCAACCAAACACAAGATAAAATTGGTGTCTTTGTGAGTATTGTAAGCACAAAAATCCCCTTTAAAGGGACTGGGAAGGAGTACATTGGGGATGATATCAGCGAAATAGCTAGTGCTGTCAAG TCTGCAATTAAGCAGTGCTGCATCCAGCTGAAGTCGAAAATAGTAAAGAAAATGCAGGCTCGTGAACAGCAAGAGAGAAAGCGAAATTTGAGCAA GTATATTCCTGATGCTACAAATGCTGTGTATGAtgttttgaaagaaatggcaaAGTCACATGCATCAAAAAAGAAACGAATTGAGGAAAGGGATGCAGATATTCTTCAAAATGTATCTGATCAGTTGATTACTAAAGAGACACTCAAGGAAAAGCTCACTCAACATGTTGAAAAG GTGGATTATGAAATGGCATTGGAGTATGCCACACAAAGTGGAGTAAACGAGGAACCAAGAGAAGATATGTATTTACAGTCGCTATATGCTAAAAGTAACTTTTTTGATTTCCATAGTCCCATATTTGTCTTCAGACTCTTCCAATAG